AGTATTCATCCACAAGAGCAGATTTATCTTCTTCGCATTcctgccaaaaagaaaacaaagaaggtAAAACCTGACTTTTCCCTAGTGGCTCTTgtacattttctgttctgtgaggttttattttagaaaccaCAACAGGAGCAATGTCTAATAATGATTCCATAAAACATATAGcaaaactttctgaaaagcaatttgTTTCCAGAGCTATTGAAATTGTATAGGTCAAAACCTAGATCCAGGTATTCTGCATACTTAATGAGTAcagaacaattttaaaattggaATAAAAGAACTGGACTTGTTCCTTAGGATTTATGAGCTGAATAATACAACTAGACAGCGCTTGGAACAGATTTTGACACAGCAGTCTTCTATCATGTATTGTACATGATAGAATTTATTCCTAATCTGCATCTCGTATACAACACATGGGTTCAACACAGGAATTATCAGGGGGGTCTGAACAGTCATGTAGGAAGAAATCTTAGTGATCTTAATGGTCCCTTCTGACCTTTGAAGTTTaaaattccattatttttgaaaaccaaagcattatttttaaaacaaccaTTTGATCAGTCTGCATATGCAAAACGGTATTAAAGAATTTCAATTTTGTAATTGCAAATGAAGATGATATAAGCATTGTCACTAAAAGACTAAACATAGCTTATTTTGAACCACACTAAGACAATAATTTATTGGCAAGGCAAAGAATATACATGTATTACAACTTACATTATAgatcctttttaatttttcatctcATCATCAGCAGTACCTTACCTTTGGTTCTTTAAATTCAAGATCTTCTCCATACTGAATGGTAAAGTCTATGTGCTGCAGAACTATGTTTATACTTTCCTCATCGGAGCGATCAAAAGGTAGAAATCGAACCATACCATAGTCATCGATCTAGAGAAAGGATGCAAAGGATGTTAGTAGGAAAATGCAGTAAGTTAGTTCAATCACAGCACTCTAAGCCACTTCCTTAAACCACGCTTATGTCTTCCTTGTCTGGACTGCGAAAATACCATTTAAAGCCACACTGCAAACCAATGACAATTCCCCACTCAGAACACCTGGCTGTCAGTCCCGAGTTCTACAGAgtagaaaaagacattttctggaATTGCTAATAGAACAGGATTCACAAAACATGTATTGGCTCAATCCAAATGTCAGTATCAAGAATCTTAAACtaatatgaaaaaattaagaactgaGTTAAAATCGGCAAAAAGTAAAATGCTCAACTGCCTGAGAATCTTTTAGATCCTGGCTTTGTTAATAAGTCTGGTAGGTAAATACATAGTTTCGGGTGAGGCAGGGAGAATTATTATAGTACATACAGTATCTATAACAGCAATAAAGTCAGCAACCATACAGTATGGGTTATAAATACAGGACTGAATGTAAGTGTACCAGTTAAAAAGCAATATACCTACCAATCCACATATAGACTTGGtcaattttttaaacattttgcttttcaataTATTTGTAGAATCTTCAATCATAGAATACATATCTGGATCTAAGTACCTGGGAGAAACAGAGTCATCGTTAACATCAAAAGAACCCTTGGTCACAGAGGAAATGAGTCATCATGCTTTCATATAGCTACCAAAACCATCTATTGTTCTGTGATCTGAATGAATTAACTTCATATCAGGAGAActttaaatgtttattaatagtttttgtaagtatttaaatatttcagattatGACTGCTAGTAGAAATGACTGaagcagtttttaattttctttttgctaataTACTTGCATACTCAAGAAAGTATCGTTTGAGGAAgaccacaggaaaaaattttgtaattttagcACAAATGTAAAAGTAACACATCGAGTAATTCAGTGCGttcaatataaaaaaatttatagGATCACCTCCAGTTTAGGTTCTGAAGTACAGTACCCTGGTGAGCACAGTACCCTGGAATGTCATTCAGAATGACATTAAGTTATTCAAGAtaattatttacagaaaaaaacagagatacGTACAAACATGGAGCTAGCCTTTTGACTGTGACTAAATTGTAAGCATCCTATCCAGACATTTAAAGACTATGTTCgatataaaataaatgtatcttCTCCCTTCTGAAAAGACTATGTTTCAATTGTGGGAAACAACAGACTGAATTTTGAGTGAGGTTTACCTCAAGATGTTATGCTACAGAGCAAGTACATTTTTGGAACTTActtttctatttccttcttGGCTTTCTTGCTCAGCAAATCCATTTTGGTCATGATGTTAATCTGTGGAATCTCTAAAGATATCATTGCACTGAGGGCTGCCAGAATTCCAGAGATAAACTTCAGAAATACGAAAAGTGATGTAGTTAAGGGCAAAAAAACATAATAGAAACATGAAGGACACTCCACCACAGACCAAATCTAGCTAATTAATACATGAAACATCCAAGGCCAAGTGGGGAATCTTTCTGTTGgaagagggaggtgctgagcttcCCATCTGCCATCATATTTCCAGAGCCTCAAATCTGGATCTACCCCGAAAAGGCCATTACAAAAGTCAAAGCCCATCTCGGGATTCTTACTGCTAGAGAAGGAAAGCGGCCTGCTCTCTCTCCAGAGCTGAGAAAGCTCTCATACGACCACAGAAgaattaaggttggaagggatTTTTAGAGGTTGTCCGGTTCATACAACTGCTCAAACTGCCAGGTGCAAAgtcagatcaggttgctcaggggtTTTGCCCAGTCAAGCTTTGAGCAACCCCATGAACGTACACTACAGTCTCTCTGTGCCCCTGTTCCAGTCTGACAACTCTTGCAGTGCAGGTGTTCTTTACATCCAACTGGAATTCTTATTTGCTGCAACCTGTGTCTGAGGCAGCTGAAGTCAGCAATCCGATCTCCCCTCACTTAGCATTCTTTCCTCTgggctaaacaaacccagctccctaAATtgctcagatttctttttccttagcaATATGAACTTTTACACCAGATTTGAAATGGGTACCTTAAAAGATTCCACCATAAACTGAGAATCCACAAGGAAAACTCCACAGACACGGAATTCCCACTGCTGAAGCTGCTCCACCAGCTGTTTCATCACTGGCAAATGTGTATAGAGTTCGATCTGACCTAGGGCACACGTTGGATGTTAGCATGCAGGAATGTAAATTTAACAGGAACAGTTATTGGCTGTATAAATAAGACCACTGCACTTATAATTAATAGAAGTTGATAAAGcattatgtttcttttcggACAACTCTGACTGTATCAGACTTGTACCGGAGaagtgggaaagaaagagaaggttccccccctcccccttgaCCTCCAGCTAGTGTTAGTTAGCAGTTGCCATGGCAttcccacaccatatgatgctATTAAAAGTCAATGCAGTCACCCAGATTAGCCTGGGACAAAGTTAATTTCTGAAACATCTGAAAGCGACTCTGACAACTGTTaacaatgcaaaataaaaaaaaaaagataaaaagaagcGTGCATGACTATGACCAACAAAAGGACTGCAAATTTTACATCGCATATGAAGAACGATACCAACACATAGACATTTGTTTACCTGGGCAATCAAACAATATATAGTCATCCTCCACATGCCCAAGGCTTTCTTCGAGCCAGTTAAAGTTATTGGC
The genomic region above belongs to Phalacrocorax aristotelis chromosome 15, bGulAri2.1, whole genome shotgun sequence and contains:
- the GPN3 gene encoding GPN-loop GTPase 3 isoform X2; the encoded protein is MPRYAQLVMGPAGSGKSTYCSTMVQHCEALGRAVQVVNLDPAAEQFSYPVMADIRELIEVDDVMEDESLRFGPNGGLVFCMEYFANNFNWLEESLGHVEDDYILFDCPGQIELYTHLPVMKQLVEQLQQWEFRVCGVFLVDSQFMVESFKFISGILAALSAMISLEIPQINIMTKMDLLSKKAKKEIEKYLDPDMYSMIEDSTNILKSKMFKKLTKSICGLIDDYGMVRFLPFDRSDEESINIVLQHIDFTIQYGEDLEFKEPKECEEDKSALVDEYFQDHVDE
- the GPN3 gene encoding GPN-loop GTPase 3 isoform X3, whose product is MSSTYCSTMVQHCEALGRAVQVVNLDPAAEQFSYPVMADIRELIEVDDVMEDESLRFGPNGGLVFCMEYFANNFNWLEESLGHVEDDYILFDCPGQIELYTHLPVMKQLVEQLQQWEFRVCGVFLVDSQFMVESFKFISGILAALSAMISLEIPQINIMTKMDLLSKKAKKEIEKYLDPDMYSMIEDSTNILKSKMFKKLTKSICGLIDDYGMVRFLPFDRSDEESINIVLQHIDFTIQYGEDLEFKEPKECEEDKSALVDEYFQDHVDE